In Mycobacterium gallinarum, a single window of DNA contains:
- a CDS encoding acyl-CoA dehydrogenase family protein gives MTSTIDAADRVVGLARGMRELVGEQAAESERARTLTPAIVDQMWASGLMTAFNPVEAGGVEPSFAEMIETWIEMAWQDGSFGWVGIANLPSSFAAAAYLPDEGFAEVFTNNENRVTMGGQFFPNGQGTAVDGGFTLSGAWSFGSGTGHAEYVAAGFFPMDDGEMRWISEGVPDMRVAVIPREQITFNDGWFVQGLKATGSYDYSVQDLFVPEYRTFALFSRDALRGASPATRMGLMPVTAAGHASWALGVAKSMLDDVQELAATKFRMSDMASLASRPTFQKGLAHHVAAWRAARLLVIDAFTTAEAAVASGEALTPALRADMRVAAVYATDVSRECAEWAHLVAGTSSIREGSRLERAFRDIYTGSQHAFISEKVAMDAAQIWLGIIDDQFGL, from the coding sequence ATGACGTCCACAATCGACGCGGCCGACCGAGTTGTCGGGCTCGCACGAGGCATGCGCGAACTCGTAGGTGAGCAGGCCGCCGAATCCGAGCGGGCACGCACCCTGACACCGGCGATCGTCGACCAGATGTGGGCCAGCGGGCTGATGACAGCGTTCAACCCGGTGGAGGCCGGGGGAGTGGAACCGTCGTTCGCCGAGATGATCGAGACCTGGATCGAGATGGCCTGGCAGGACGGCTCCTTCGGGTGGGTCGGCATCGCGAATCTCCCGTCGTCCTTCGCCGCGGCGGCCTACCTGCCCGACGAAGGCTTCGCGGAGGTGTTCACCAACAACGAGAACCGCGTGACGATGGGTGGACAGTTCTTCCCGAACGGGCAGGGAACGGCGGTCGACGGCGGCTTCACGCTCAGCGGGGCGTGGAGCTTCGGCTCGGGGACCGGGCATGCGGAATACGTCGCGGCAGGCTTCTTCCCGATGGACGACGGCGAGATGCGCTGGATCAGTGAAGGTGTCCCGGACATGAGGGTGGCGGTGATCCCTCGCGAGCAGATCACCTTCAACGACGGCTGGTTTGTGCAGGGGCTCAAGGCCACCGGGTCCTACGACTACAGCGTGCAAGACCTTTTCGTCCCCGAGTACCGGACGTTCGCCTTGTTTTCGCGTGACGCGCTGCGGGGCGCGTCCCCGGCCACCCGCATGGGGCTCATGCCCGTCACGGCCGCAGGTCACGCGTCGTGGGCGTTGGGTGTCGCGAAGAGCATGCTCGACGACGTCCAGGAACTCGCGGCGACCAAGTTCCGGATGAGCGACATGGCGTCGCTGGCCAGTCGGCCCACGTTCCAGAAAGGCCTCGCGCACCATGTCGCGGCGTGGCGTGCTGCGCGACTGTTGGTGATCGACGCGTTCACCACCGCGGAGGCTGCCGTCGCATCGGGGGAGGCGTTGACACCTGCATTGCGCGCAGACATGCGCGTCGCCGCCGTCTACGCGACCGATGTCTCCCGGGAGTGCGCGGAATGGGCGCATCTGGTTGCGGGCACGAGTTCGATCCGCGAAGGCAGCCGGCTCGAACGAGCGTTTCGTGACATATACACCGGCAGTCAGCACGCGTTCATCAGCGAGAAGGTCGCCATGGACGCGGCACAAATCTGGCTCGGCATCATCGACGATCAGTTCGGTCTCTGA
- a CDS encoding class I SAM-dependent methyltransferase: MTENHPNSVRRPHGADGHDYLPAAGRDALLPFYDLLTRALGMPTVYNNLIDQAGVIEGMSVLEIGCGTGNLTARVHRAHPRATVVGLDPDPRALARAERKVSVGNGIEFVRGYVQNLPFGDGEFDRILSSMMWHHLDQQTKTTAASEIFRVLRPGGSLHLVDIGGDMTPSDGFVARRFLRSGHAAGNLGDAIPSLLRGVGFDCMTVASQRHRGVGRLTYYRATRPAA, encoded by the coding sequence ATGACCGAAAATCATCCTAATTCTGTGCGGCGGCCACATGGTGCAGACGGCCACGACTACCTGCCCGCGGCTGGCCGTGACGCATTGCTTCCGTTCTACGATCTGCTGACCCGAGCGCTGGGCATGCCCACGGTCTACAACAACCTCATAGACCAGGCCGGCGTCATCGAGGGGATGTCCGTCCTCGAAATCGGTTGCGGTACCGGCAACCTCACGGCTCGAGTACACCGTGCACACCCGCGGGCGACCGTCGTCGGACTCGACCCGGATCCGCGGGCTTTGGCTCGGGCGGAGCGCAAGGTCAGCGTCGGAAACGGAATCGAGTTCGTACGAGGCTATGTTCAGAACCTACCGTTCGGTGACGGCGAATTCGACCGCATTCTGTCCTCGATGATGTGGCACCACCTGGATCAACAAACGAAAACCACGGCGGCGAGCGAGATATTTCGTGTTCTGCGGCCCGGCGGCAGCCTCCATCTCGTCGACATCGGGGGTGACATGACCCCGTCCGACGGGTTTGTGGCCAGGCGGTTCCTACGCAGCGGACATGCGGCGGGGAACCTCGGCGATGCGATTCCGTCGCTACTGCGTGGTGTCGGCTTCGACTGCATGACGGTTGCCTCGCAACGTCATCGGGGTGTCGGCCGGCTCACGTATTACCGTGCGACGCGGCCGGCAGCTTAG
- a CDS encoding class I adenylate-forming enzyme family protein yields MDLPRLTIPALLERSANEFGDETYLVTPTDRFTYLEAQQRSARLARWLLAEGVGKGSRVGLFFANGVDWVTWWLAASRIGAVVVPLSTLYAPAEIAKVLRLADVGILIAPTHVLTIDVAERLEEALGELRGQPTSRLALIAAPYLRRIVFTGDADRHWATRYDEAEHVVPQDILTAVEAEVSPADLAIMIHTSGSTADPKGVLHTHGTLVRQTSTWPDAIRAVTGSGAAARILCAMPFFWVGGLLATTGALHDPVTLLVMPRLDPETALDLVERERATGIVGWPAFTQRLREHPTFEQRDLSSAPMLREGPLDIAMTNVPDGFPVHRTMSETAGGFGFTDMRIVDGDGEPITDGRVGELLVRGIGVMAGYNKRERAETFDEDGWYHTGDRVYRKEGDPRLFYVGRTSELIKAAGANVSPLEVEAVVERFSDVSQCIVVGIDDPVRGEEVCAVVVPAGAQIDVQSLAARTRDQLSAYKVPTYWVLATSGQIPTLASGKLNRKALRALVIDGTLPRAQ; encoded by the coding sequence GTGGACCTGCCACGTCTGACCATTCCCGCCCTGCTCGAGCGCAGCGCGAATGAGTTCGGCGACGAGACCTATCTGGTCACGCCGACGGACCGGTTCACCTATCTCGAGGCGCAGCAGCGGTCGGCGCGACTCGCCCGCTGGCTCCTGGCCGAGGGTGTCGGCAAGGGCTCGCGTGTCGGATTGTTCTTCGCCAACGGTGTCGACTGGGTCACCTGGTGGCTGGCCGCCTCCCGGATCGGCGCGGTGGTCGTTCCGCTGAGCACGCTGTACGCACCGGCGGAAATCGCCAAGGTGCTGCGACTCGCCGATGTCGGGATCTTGATCGCCCCCACGCACGTGCTCACCATCGATGTCGCCGAGCGCCTCGAAGAGGCGCTGGGTGAGCTGCGCGGCCAACCCACCAGCCGGCTCGCGCTGATTGCGGCGCCGTACCTGCGCCGCATCGTGTTCACCGGGGACGCAGATCGGCACTGGGCCACCCGCTACGACGAGGCAGAACACGTAGTGCCGCAAGACATTCTGACGGCTGTCGAAGCGGAGGTCTCGCCGGCCGATCTGGCCATCATGATCCACACGTCGGGTTCGACGGCAGACCCGAAGGGCGTGCTGCACACCCACGGCACCCTGGTACGGCAGACCTCGACATGGCCGGACGCCATCCGCGCGGTGACCGGCTCCGGCGCTGCCGCGAGGATTCTGTGCGCGATGCCGTTCTTCTGGGTCGGTGGACTCCTTGCGACGACCGGCGCCCTGCACGATCCCGTCACTCTGCTCGTCATGCCACGACTCGACCCCGAGACGGCACTGGATCTCGTCGAGCGTGAACGGGCGACGGGCATCGTCGGATGGCCCGCATTCACCCAACGGTTGCGTGAGCATCCGACCTTCGAACAACGCGACCTGTCCAGTGCGCCGATGCTCCGCGAGGGACCGCTGGACATCGCGATGACGAACGTCCCCGACGGATTCCCCGTGCACCGCACCATGTCTGAAACCGCGGGCGGATTTGGGTTCACCGACATGCGCATCGTGGACGGTGACGGCGAACCGATCACCGACGGCCGTGTCGGAGAGCTACTCGTTCGCGGCATCGGGGTGATGGCCGGCTACAACAAGCGCGAACGGGCCGAGACATTCGACGAGGACGGTTGGTATCACACCGGCGACCGCGTCTACCGCAAGGAAGGCGATCCGCGGCTGTTCTACGTGGGCCGGACGAGCGAGCTCATCAAGGCGGCGGGCGCGAACGTGTCGCCGCTCGAGGTCGAGGCGGTGGTCGAGCGGTTCTCCGACGTTTCGCAATGCATTGTCGTCGGGATCGATGATCCGGTACGCGGCGAGGAGGTGTGCGCCGTCGTCGTGCCCGCCGGTGCGCAGATCGACGTGCAATCGCTCGCCGCGCGAACACGGGATCAGTTGTCCGCCTACAAGGTTCCCACGTACTGGGTGCTTGCCACCAGTGGGCAGATCCCCACGCTCGCGAGCGGAAAGCTCAATCGGAAGGCGCTACGGGCACTGGTCATTGACGGGACGTTGCCCCGCGCTCAGTAG
- a CDS encoding DJ-1/PfpI family protein, with the protein MRIEIVVFDGFDALDVVAPWEIFARASTIDPVLDVALVRVDGPPVVSAAEGLQLHVADELGSPDALFVPGGSWVGGTDTGVPREIRRGTLPRVIADMAGSVRWVASVCTGALLLGEAGILGGRNATTNPAALDELSKYGAVLRDSRVVDDGTVVTAGAVTSGMDLALWLVQREVGEAVATRVAQAVAYPTPTDVWRQPDQRPN; encoded by the coding sequence ATGCGAATTGAGATCGTGGTGTTCGACGGATTCGACGCCCTGGACGTCGTTGCGCCGTGGGAGATCTTCGCCCGGGCGTCGACCATCGATCCCGTCCTCGATGTCGCCCTGGTCCGCGTCGACGGTCCCCCCGTGGTGTCCGCCGCGGAAGGCCTGCAACTGCACGTCGCCGACGAGTTGGGTTCCCCGGACGCATTGTTCGTGCCCGGTGGCAGCTGGGTGGGGGGAACGGACACCGGCGTGCCACGCGAGATTCGGCGCGGCACACTGCCGCGCGTCATCGCCGATATGGCGGGTTCGGTTCGGTGGGTGGCGTCGGTGTGCACGGGCGCACTTCTGCTCGGCGAGGCCGGAATCCTGGGCGGCCGCAACGCCACCACGAACCCCGCAGCGCTGGATGAGCTTTCGAAATATGGTGCGGTCCTCCGGGATAGCCGTGTCGTCGACGACGGCACCGTGGTCACCGCTGGCGCGGTGACCTCCGGTATGGACCTTGCGCTGTGGCTCGTACAACGCGAAGTCGGTGAAGCCGTCGCGACCAGGGTCGCGCAGGCCGTCGCCTACCCCACGCCGACGGACGTCTGGCGGCAACCCGATCAGAGACCGAACTGA
- a CDS encoding fumarylacetoacetate hydrolase family protein: MRIRTVAVGDEPFACVALPDGRLARIDRVLPGGPSDLLSLLAGEQLDALAAAVETGVDDDHCVDPNASVLAPWTRPRKILGIGLNYGAHAGDLGEQAPRTSPASFIKGDHTIVGPGEPIIVPPGIGKVTAEAELGLVIGRTCYQVSVEDAMAHVAGVVPVLDQTAETVLLENPRYLTRVKNYPTFFSFGPDLITLDEVLAHAPLADLRVATIHNGAVHRRDTVSRMTFSPAELLSFHSQVMPFYPGDILSTGTPGAVAIEPGDVVRCELGDELASLTNPVR, encoded by the coding sequence ATGCGTATCCGCACGGTAGCCGTCGGCGATGAACCATTCGCCTGTGTCGCCCTGCCAGACGGCCGCCTCGCCCGCATCGACCGGGTGCTGCCCGGCGGACCGTCGGACCTGTTGTCCCTCCTGGCGGGTGAACAGTTGGACGCACTCGCCGCCGCGGTGGAGACCGGGGTCGACGACGACCACTGTGTCGATCCGAATGCGTCGGTGTTGGCGCCCTGGACACGTCCGCGCAAGATCCTGGGCATCGGGCTCAACTACGGCGCGCACGCCGGCGATCTCGGCGAACAAGCGCCGCGCACCTCTCCTGCGTCGTTCATCAAGGGCGACCACACCATCGTCGGCCCCGGTGAGCCGATCATCGTCCCGCCGGGTATCGGCAAGGTGACCGCGGAAGCAGAGTTGGGTCTGGTGATCGGACGTACCTGCTACCAGGTCTCCGTCGAGGACGCGATGGCCCATGTGGCGGGCGTCGTGCCGGTGCTCGATCAGACGGCCGAGACGGTGCTGCTGGAGAACCCGCGCTATCTCACGCGGGTCAAGAACTACCCCACGTTCTTCTCCTTCGGCCCGGACCTGATCACGCTCGACGAAGTGCTGGCCCATGCGCCGCTAGCGGATCTGCGCGTCGCGACCATCCACAACGGCGCCGTGCACCGCAGGGACACCGTCTCGAGGATGACGTTCTCCCCCGCCGAACTGCTCAGCTTCCACAGCCAGGTCATGCCCTTCTACCCCGGCGACATCCTGTCCACCGGCACCCCCGGGGCGGTCGCGATCGAGCCCGGCGACGTGGTGCGTTGCGAACTCGGCGACGAGCTCGCATCGCTGACCAACCCGGTGCGGTGA
- the lhgO gene encoding L-2-hydroxyglutarate oxidase, translated as MTDRVAVIGGGIVGVAIAREILIRRPDARVTLFEKEDRLAAHQTGRNSGVVHAGLYYRPGSNKAVLCRRGVGLLEEFCVQRGIQNIKCGKVLVALDETERARLGGIEERARANGVPGVRTIGPEELREIEPHVRGLAALHSPSTSIVDFAEVTRALADDAVQAGAKVLLGQEVIGLRSTGTEVVVTARTAGGTYQAAFDQVVACGGLQSDRLAELAGDGPDPAIMPFRGEYYALKPGRRGLVNGLVYPVPDPRYPFLGVHITPRVDGEVLVGPNAVLALAREGYNWRTASRHDLAEIVRTPAFWRFARQHWRTGIREMYGSLSKRRYIAGARAYVPEIRDDDVVPGPAGIRAQALDADGALVDDFRISVRDRIVLLRNAPSPAATSALAIAEHVVSTITENRTT; from the coding sequence ATGACCGATCGGGTTGCCGTCATCGGCGGTGGGATCGTCGGTGTGGCCATCGCGCGCGAGATCCTCATTCGGCGTCCCGACGCACGGGTGACGTTGTTCGAAAAAGAAGACCGACTGGCCGCCCATCAGACCGGGCGCAACAGTGGCGTGGTCCATGCCGGTCTCTACTACCGACCCGGTTCGAACAAGGCGGTCCTCTGCCGTCGCGGCGTCGGCCTCCTCGAAGAGTTCTGTGTGCAGCGCGGAATCCAGAACATCAAATGCGGCAAGGTCTTGGTTGCGCTCGACGAAACCGAACGTGCACGGCTTGGCGGTATCGAGGAGCGCGCACGCGCCAACGGTGTCCCCGGCGTCCGCACGATCGGACCGGAGGAACTCCGCGAGATCGAACCGCACGTCCGTGGTCTGGCCGCCTTGCACTCGCCGTCGACATCGATCGTCGACTTCGCCGAGGTGACTCGGGCGCTTGCCGACGACGCCGTCCAGGCGGGGGCGAAAGTCCTACTCGGACAGGAAGTCATCGGACTCCGCTCGACCGGCACCGAGGTCGTCGTCACCGCGCGCACGGCTGGCGGTACCTATCAGGCCGCCTTCGACCAGGTCGTCGCGTGCGGAGGGCTGCAAAGCGACCGACTCGCCGAACTCGCAGGAGACGGACCCGATCCGGCGATCATGCCGTTCCGCGGCGAGTACTACGCGCTGAAGCCGGGGCGGCGTGGCCTCGTCAACGGACTGGTGTATCCCGTCCCCGACCCGCGCTACCCATTCCTTGGAGTCCACATCACCCCGCGCGTCGATGGCGAGGTCCTGGTCGGCCCCAACGCGGTACTGGCGCTGGCGCGCGAGGGCTACAACTGGCGCACGGCTTCACGGCACGACCTCGCGGAAATCGTTCGTACACCGGCGTTCTGGCGTTTCGCCCGTCAGCATTGGCGCACCGGGATCCGCGAGATGTACGGCTCGCTGAGCAAGCGGCGGTACATCGCCGGCGCCCGCGCATACGTCCCCGAGATCCGCGACGACGATGTCGTGCCCGGCCCGGCAGGTATCCGCGCCCAAGCGCTGGACGCCGACGGAGCGTTGGTCGACGATTTTCGGATCAGCGTCCGCGACCGCATCGTATTGCTGCGCAATGCCCCTTCGCCGGCCGCGACATCGGCGCTGGCGATCGCGGAACACGTCGTATCCACCATCACCGAGAACAGGACCACGTAG
- a CDS encoding SDR family oxidoreductase: MDLGISGRTALVLGASGGLGGAIATRLAAEGANVAAAGRSADALAKTAARVQAAGAKALPLAWDLGDLDRMEYVVTEVESTLGPIDILVNNTGGPPPTTVTGQEAVVWRTSFDQMVLSVIMLTDRVLPGMRERRWGRILTSTSSGALAPIPNLGLSNTLRASLHAWSKTLADEVGGDGVTSNVIVPGRIETDRTRFLDERRAEREGRATEEVMQDSAATMAVGRYGRPEEYADVAAFLCSERASYVTGSVVRVDGGLIRGVT; this comes from the coding sequence ATGGATCTCGGCATTTCCGGACGAACCGCCCTGGTGCTGGGCGCCAGCGGCGGCCTCGGCGGCGCTATCGCGACGCGCCTCGCCGCGGAAGGGGCGAACGTGGCCGCCGCAGGCCGCTCGGCCGATGCGCTGGCCAAGACCGCTGCCCGGGTGCAGGCTGCCGGCGCGAAGGCGTTGCCACTCGCGTGGGACCTCGGCGATCTCGATCGCATGGAGTATGTCGTGACGGAGGTCGAGAGCACGCTCGGGCCGATCGACATCCTGGTCAACAACACGGGCGGCCCACCGCCGACGACCGTCACCGGTCAGGAGGCCGTCGTATGGCGAACGAGTTTCGACCAGATGGTGCTGTCGGTGATCATGCTGACCGACCGCGTCCTGCCCGGGATGCGCGAGCGGCGATGGGGCCGCATCCTCACGTCGACGTCGTCGGGTGCTCTGGCCCCCATCCCCAACCTCGGCCTTTCGAACACGCTTCGGGCGAGCTTGCACGCGTGGTCCAAGACACTCGCCGACGAGGTGGGAGGCGACGGCGTGACGTCCAATGTCATTGTGCCGGGCCGGATCGAGACCGACCGGACCCGATTTCTCGACGAACGCCGGGCCGAACGGGAAGGGCGCGCCACAGAAGAGGTGATGCAAGACAGTGCGGCCACCATGGCGGTCGGACGATACGGCCGTCCCGAGGAGTACGCCGACGTCGCGGCATTTCTGTGCAGCGAAAGAGCCTCCTATGTCACGGGTTCCGTCGTACGGGTCGACGGCGGCCTGATTCGCGGGGTCACCTGA
- the proS gene encoding proline--tRNA ligase, whose amino-acid sequence MAVLTAQEDDFPRWYQDVLTKAKLAENGPARGTIVIRPNGYVLWERMHAEVDGRIKAAGAQNAYFPLLIPMSFFEREAQHVEGFSPELAVVTHGGGKELAEPLAIRPTSETVIGEYMAKWIDSYRDLPLILNQWANVVRWEMRPRIFLRTTEFLWQEGHTAHATEPEARQYARRILREVYEDFMRNILAMPVIVGRKTARERFAGAANTMTCEGIMRDAKALQMGTSHELGQRFSQAFEIAYSTADGTRNHCWTTSWGASTRMLGGLIMCHGDDFGLVLPPALAPVQAVVVVVKESDGAVTRAASALVDELKAIGMRAKLDDNSSQGFGWRATEWDLQGVPIRVELGPRDVADSAALLFRRDTREKSSVGLSSVVDAVRKLAPRIQSDMLSAATARRDAVIVDCATLDEAREVAQAGVARVPWELVGDAGEAELAAGGLTVRCLQRSDGLLPESDDDTGALAYVARAY is encoded by the coding sequence ATGGCGGTGCTGACGGCACAAGAAGACGACTTTCCGCGGTGGTATCAGGATGTCCTGACCAAAGCGAAGCTGGCTGAGAACGGTCCGGCCCGCGGAACCATCGTCATCCGGCCCAACGGCTACGTGCTGTGGGAGCGCATGCACGCCGAGGTCGACGGCCGGATCAAAGCCGCGGGGGCGCAGAACGCGTACTTCCCACTGCTGATCCCGATGAGCTTTTTCGAGCGCGAGGCGCAGCACGTCGAGGGATTCAGTCCCGAGCTCGCCGTGGTGACGCATGGCGGCGGTAAGGAACTGGCCGAGCCGCTGGCCATCCGTCCGACCAGTGAAACCGTCATCGGTGAGTACATGGCCAAGTGGATCGACAGCTATCGCGACCTACCACTGATTCTCAATCAGTGGGCCAACGTCGTACGCTGGGAGATGCGGCCCCGAATCTTCCTGCGCACCACCGAATTCCTGTGGCAGGAGGGGCACACCGCCCATGCCACCGAGCCCGAGGCACGACAGTATGCCCGCCGGATTTTGCGCGAGGTATACGAGGACTTCATGCGGAACATCCTCGCCATGCCCGTGATCGTGGGCCGCAAGACGGCACGCGAGCGATTCGCCGGCGCGGCGAATACGATGACCTGCGAAGGAATTATGCGGGACGCCAAGGCATTGCAGATGGGCACCTCCCATGAGCTAGGGCAGCGGTTCAGTCAGGCCTTCGAGATCGCGTACTCGACTGCCGACGGCACCCGGAACCACTGCTGGACCACGTCGTGGGGTGCGTCGACGCGCATGCTCGGTGGACTGATCATGTGTCACGGCGACGATTTCGGCCTTGTTCTACCGCCGGCGCTCGCACCCGTTCAGGCCGTGGTGGTCGTCGTGAAGGAGTCCGACGGTGCTGTCACGCGCGCTGCTTCGGCGCTCGTTGACGAACTGAAGGCGATCGGAATGCGAGCGAAGCTGGACGACAACAGCTCTCAGGGTTTCGGCTGGCGTGCCACCGAATGGGATCTGCAGGGGGTGCCGATCCGTGTGGAGCTGGGCCCACGAGACGTCGCCGACAGTGCCGCGCTGCTTTTCCGCCGGGATACCCGGGAGAAGTCGTCGGTGGGGCTGAGCAGCGTCGTGGACGCGGTGCGGAAGTTGGCTCCTCGTATCCAGTCCGACATGCTGTCGGCTGCCACTGCCCGCCGTGACGCGGTCATCGTGGACTGTGCGACGTTGGACGAAGCGCGCGAGGTTGCTCAGGCAGGCGTCGCCAGGGTGCCGTGGGAATTGGTCGGAGACGCGGGCGAAGCCGAGCTGGCCGCGGGCGGGCTGACGGTCAGGTGCCTGCAGCGCAGCGACGGGTTGTTGCCCGAATCCGACGATGACACAGGCGCGCTCGCCTACGTCGCCCGGGCCTACTGA
- a CDS encoding DUF4267 domain-containing protein has product MSLDRAALVVGGIRLASGISFLVDPLRANKLWGDSGEPAPTAQLLLHSMGYRDALIGGLMMTAAVRGKDTRGWFLASGGADASDLLGGLRVHNEMSRSQQLIGLGGAVVGIGVGLWGATRRRPKPAVSE; this is encoded by the coding sequence ATGTCTTTGGACCGCGCAGCTCTGGTCGTGGGCGGTATTCGCCTCGCGTCGGGCATCTCGTTTCTCGTCGATCCGCTTCGGGCCAACAAGCTGTGGGGAGATTCCGGCGAGCCGGCCCCGACGGCACAGCTTCTATTGCACTCGATGGGCTACCGCGATGCGCTCATCGGCGGGTTGATGATGACGGCCGCGGTGCGCGGTAAGGACACCCGTGGTTGGTTTCTCGCATCGGGTGGCGCTGATGCGTCCGACCTACTGGGCGGGTTGCGGGTGCACAACGAGATGTCCCGCTCTCAGCAGCTCATCGGTCTCGGCGGAGCCGTCGTCGGCATCGGGGTCGGACTGTGGGGTGCGACGCGTCGCCGGCCCAAACCGGCTGTATCCGAATAG
- the ripD gene encoding NlpC/P60 family peptidoglycan-binding protein RipD encodes MRRIYALAISLALLVATPGLATAQPFPRPASQQQAIQTVIARGLAQRGVPFSFGGGDVNGPTRGSGPTANALGLDPEGRVVGLNPAADVVGFDASGLMVYAFAGVGVKLPRSSGAQYKVGQKVTPAQALPGDLIFYGPEGKDSVALFIGNGQMLEVGDVVTVSPVRTNNMTPYLSRIIA; translated from the coding sequence ATGAGAAGGATCTACGCCTTGGCGATCAGCCTGGCGCTGTTGGTCGCGACACCCGGTCTGGCGACCGCTCAGCCGTTCCCGCGGCCCGCCAGTCAGCAGCAGGCGATCCAGACGGTGATCGCGCGTGGACTCGCCCAACGGGGCGTGCCCTTTTCGTTCGGTGGCGGCGATGTCAACGGACCGACCCGCGGCAGCGGCCCGACCGCCAACGCACTCGGCCTCGACCCCGAAGGCAGGGTCGTGGGACTGAACCCGGCGGCGGACGTCGTCGGATTCGACGCGTCCGGCCTCATGGTCTATGCCTTCGCCGGGGTTGGCGTGAAGCTGCCACGCTCGTCGGGCGCGCAGTACAAGGTCGGCCAGAAGGTCACACCCGCGCAAGCGCTTCCGGGAGACCTCATCTTCTACGGGCCCGAGGGTAAGGACAGTGTCGCGCTCTTCATCGGCAACGGGCAGATGCTCGAGGTCGGCGACGTCGTCACGGTGTCACCGGTGCGCACCAACAACATGACGCCGTACCTGAGCCGCATCATCGCCTAG
- a CDS encoding MOSC domain-containing protein, with product MAKVVSVNLARVRANPDAPSRQTGIDKRATDEAVMVRAPGPMRGGLGSGLLGDTIGNQKLHGGDDQAVYAYAREDLDEWQTRLDRPISDGMFGENLTTLDVEVTRARIGERWRIGTGGLVLEVSAPRTPCRTFSAFLDIDGWMKTFTATAKPGAYLRVISPGTVQAGDTIVVEDRPDHDVTIEMVFRAKMSEPDLLPQLLAADALSAELKNYVRRRLTPAPPKHNAGPGG from the coding sequence GTGGCGAAGGTGGTATCGGTCAACCTGGCTCGTGTCCGCGCAAATCCAGATGCGCCGTCGAGGCAGACAGGTATTGACAAACGCGCGACCGACGAGGCCGTCATGGTACGAGCGCCGGGCCCGATGCGCGGTGGCCTCGGTAGCGGTCTTCTCGGTGACACCATCGGTAACCAGAAGCTCCATGGTGGCGACGACCAAGCCGTCTACGCCTACGCCCGCGAGGATCTCGACGAATGGCAGACCCGCCTCGACCGCCCGATCTCCGACGGGATGTTCGGTGAGAACCTGACCACATTGGACGTAGAAGTGACAAGGGCACGGATCGGTGAACGCTGGCGTATCGGGACGGGCGGACTGGTGCTCGAGGTGTCTGCACCGCGAACTCCATGCCGAACCTTCTCCGCGTTCCTCGATATCGACGGATGGATGAAAACTTTCACCGCCACCGCGAAACCCGGCGCATACCTGCGAGTCATCTCGCCGGGAACGGTGCAAGCCGGCGACACGATCGTGGTCGAAGATCGGCCGGACCACGACGTGACGATCGAAATGGTGTTCCGCGCCAAAATGTCGGAGCCCGACCTGCTTCCGCAGCTGTTGGCCGCCGATGCGCTCTCCGCCGAGCTCAAGAACTATGTGCGGCGCCGCCTGACGCCAGCCCCACCGAAGCACAACGCGGGGCCGGGCGGCTAG